From the genome of Chroicocephalus ridibundus chromosome 1, bChrRid1.1, whole genome shotgun sequence, one region includes:
- the LOC134514615 gene encoding uncharacterized protein LOC134514615, protein MAWGGVGGCGVGLGGAPVSPSSWGPSRSEGEEEASGKEDKSPAGEAELSSEKAEKAALSWGCAGSCWPLTLSPPSAASQTVAGGVEKSWPKQEKRASAEALSRKPLSPRAPLATMDSMTDRGYSSSASFTLPGGLSWWDGGAGSTQPLRTPPSPQACQGEGGGARASPLPGAPTGTANKDHARGLLDLLHIFKAWGERQQRGEPMARLPWPDSPWREPAAGRAASASEISPNGWEVWGREPPGVPHF, encoded by the exons atggcgtggggtggtgtgggtggctgtggtgtgggactgggtggggctcccgtctcacccagctcctggggaccttccagaagtgaaggagaagaagaagcgtcaggcaaggaagacaagagcccagccggagaagcagagctgagctctgagaaagctgagaaggcagccctgagctggggctgtgccggcagctgctggccgctcactctgtctcctccctctgcagcttctcagacagtggctggaggagtggagaaatcctggcccaagcaggagaagcg ggcgagtgcggaggccttgagccggaagcccctctccccacgggccccgctggccaccatggactccatgacagacagaggctactcttcctcagcttcctttacccttcccggaggcctgtcctggtgggatggcggagctggcagcactcaaccgctcaggaccccgccatccccccaggcctgtcaaggggagggtggaggagccagggccagccctctgccaggagcccccacaggaactgccaacaaggaccacgcaagaggtctacttgacctcttgcacattttcaaggcgtggggggagaggcagcagcgcggcgagcccatggccagactgccatggccagacagcccatggcgagagccggctgccggccgcgctgcatctgcttcagaaatttcccctaatggctgggaggtgtggggccgggaaccccctggggtgccccacttctga